From the Aquirufa lenticrescens genome, the window AGAGAAAGCCCAGCAAGAATGGGAAGAATTTAAAGTAAAGCCAATAAATCTGATCCCAAAGGCTCATTTTAAAGCCGTTCAGCCCCTGCTTCTCTCCTATTTCCTCCAAACGCTTCGATATTTCCGGCCGCGCATTCGTCGCCTGTATACTCGATAAATAGTATAATTCCTTCAACCAATCGTTTTTTGCTTTTGCGATATAGGCTAGTTTTAATTTAATATTTTCGGAATCGCGCGGTTTGGTCTTTAAATGGGACACGTAAATTTTCTCTGCACGCAAAAGTCTATTCGCCTTAAACAAAGAATCTGCTAATGCGAGTTGATTTCTATCTATTTGGGAATAAGCTCTTTGGCCAAAACCAAAAGAAAAAATCACAAGAAATATAATTTTATTTAGAGAAAGGGCTTGCATTATTTAAAAAAGGGTGCTAGTTTTGCACCGCAATAAGGGGAAAAAGTTACTCTTTTGCAAACGAAGGTCAACCAGTGGTTGAACTTCCTTTCGGTTCCAGAGTGGACCATTTTTATATACCAAGCCTCGGCTTGAATGATTCCGTAGCTCAGTTGGTAGAGCAATACACTTTTAATGTATGGGTCCTGGGTTCGAATCCCAGCGGGATCACTTCTAATTGAAAAGCCTCAGAGAAATCTGAGGCTTTTTTTTGTGCCTTAAGGTATCATCCACTGAAAACTCCCCTCTTCATAATCGAAGAAAGCCCTTCGATGTCCTGCATGGTTCAGCCACAGCCAATCGAAGGATTGAACGTGAATGGACACAATGCCAAAGTTTTCGTAACCCACTTCACTTTCAGCTAATGTAAAGTTCTCTTGTTCGATGTCTTCTGAAAGTCCGCTTGTCGATGAATCGACCAAATTGGAAGGGCTATAGAGCGTTAAATAACATTTTCTGCTGGAAAGAGAGGTGGTTTGCCAGGCTTTGGCCGTCAAATCATCTGTATGATGTAATACCGCTTTCCCTTTTACGCGTAATTGAATGCGTTCTTCGGAATCATAAAAGAGGGCACTTATGGATGGATTAATCAATAATTCATTCCATTTAGGACTTCTGATATCCGTATGGAAACGCAATTCTCTTTCTTCTGGCAAAGTCTTACGTAAAACAACGGTTCGCAAACTCACTTCGCCATTACCTAAAGTGGCCACGCAAGGCGTATGAAAGGGTGTTCTGCTTTTCTTGGCACCCGTGACTAAACGCGACCAGCAGTCTTGTTCTAAATCAGTTAAACTATAATCGATGTAATTGATTCTATTATTTTCCATCCTATTTCTCAAACACTCTCTTCAGCAACTCAGTCGTCCGTGCCATCGGATTCGCACGGATATCCTTCTCTTGTTTTGCTATTTCGCTGTAGATTCCCTCCATCGCCTTCTCTGTAACGTATGCACCTAGATCAGGGTTGATTTTCTTATTACTGAATGGAATGGCATTGTAGGCTGTGATGGCTCTTTCCCAGTATTTGGTGGCGTTTACTTTGTCTAAGGATGTTTTTATGATGGGATTAAAACTGGATTTCAATTCTGAAGCGGTTTTTGAGCGCAAAAAAGATGTAGCTGCTGTTTCGTCGCCTCGTAAAATAGTCAGCCCATCCGTAATGGTTATTTGTTTGATAGCGTTCACAAAGATGGGTGCAGCGGTCGCTGAAGCATCTTCTGCCGCGCGGTTCATACTAAGGATGAAATCGTCCGCGAATTGGTTTAAGCCCACACTTCTGAGAGTGCTTTCGACTTTAGCGGCTTCTGGTGGCATGAGGATTTTAAGGGCAGCATTTTTGAAGAATCCATCCGGTTTAGCCAGGTTTGCGCAGCCTTTTTCGGCACCTACCCGCAAGGCTTCTTTTAGGCCGTTGGCGATATCATCGGAACTTAAGCCTGTTTTTTGTGCACCTGAAGCGATTTCGGTGGCTTTTTTGAGTATCCCTTGGAAGGATTGGGCTTTGGCATTTATAGAACAAAGGAATAAGAGTATTAGTAGTTTTTTCATATTTATTGAGATTATAGATAAGAGAGCATAGAGAGGAGATAATGGTGAATGGTGAATGGTAAATTTTCCCTTTGGACTTCAGACTCATTCCCTCCGGACTATCGACTAGCGACTAAATTTACCTAATAATTACTATCTTTAAACACACTTTTTATAAACTGTCTATGAATTTCCGTTTCCTACCCTTATTACTCCTTCCCCTATTTTCTAACGCCCAGGCAAACACAGACTCCCTCTTCATCAAGAAGATGTCTGACGAGATCATGACGAACGGAAAGGCCTATGACTTATTGTATGAATTGACCAAAAAGATTGGTGGGCGATTAGCCGGTTCTCCGCAGGCACAGAATGCGGTGATTTGGGGGAAGAAAAGTTTAGAGGCGATGGGTCCAGATAAAGTGTTCTTGCAGCCGTGCAAGACGCCTAATTGGAAACGCGGTGGGAATGATTTTGTGGCGATTACGGGGGTGAATGGTGAGGCGAGAATGCAACCATTGGCGGCTTTGGCCTTAGGGAATTCCCTTGGTTCGAATGGATTAATCGAGGCAGAAGTGGTCGCAGTGGCTAGTTTCGAAGAATTAGAGAAGCGCAAGGAAGAGGTGAAAGGCAAGATTGTTTATTTCCACAGTGTTTTTGATCCGACGAAGATTCAGACGTTTAAAGCGTATGGTGAAAGTGGCGCTTTTCGCCGTTCTGGTGCGAGTAAAGCCGCGAAATATGGTGCAGTGGCGGTGTTAATTCATTCACTGAGTACGGCGCCGGATAATGAGCCGCATACCGGTGTGATGGTGTATGATGAAGCATATCCGAAGATTCCAGCGGTGGCTTTAGGTCCGAATGATGCGAAGATGCTATATTCTTTGGCCAAAAAAGGAACCATCAAAGCCCAAGTACAAACCTACGGTTTCTTCCTTCCAGATGCGGATGACAACAACGTAATTGCAGAAATCAGCGGATCTGAATTCCCAGACCAATACATCACGCTAGGTGGTCACTTAGACAGCTGGGACGTGAATGAGGGCGCACACGATGATGGCGCCGGCATCGTCCAAACGATGGAAGTGTTGCGCGTCATGAAAGCGTTAAACTACAAACCAAAGCGTAGCATCCGTTTTGTCCTATTCGCAAATGAAGAAAATGCCGCGCGCGGTGGCAAGGAATATGCGAACCAAGCTAAAATTAACAAGGAGAACCACATTTTTGTCATCGAAAGTGATGAGGGTGGCTTCACTCCTCGTTCCATCGGAATTACGGCCCCTCCTGCTCAATTCGCCAGATTTCAAACCTGGACTCCCCTATTAAAGCCTTATGGTTCTGAGATTACTTTTGGCGGTGGCGGTACGGACATTGCCCCGATGGCCGGCATCAATAAAGAATCCATCTTAGCTGGACTTATCCCAGACAGCCAACGCTATTTCGATTTACACCATGCAAAGACGGACGTGTTCGAAAACGTAAACAAAAGAGAATTACATTTAGGCGCCGTGAACATGGCAGCCATCATCTATTTAATTGATCAATACGGCGTAAAATGAGATTAACTACATTATTTCTGCTTTTTGCTTTTGCATATTTCGCATCATTCGCGCAAAAGACTTCTTATTCGGTTCTTGTGTACACGAAAAATGGCCCTGGCTACGTGCACGATAATATTCCCTCTGCGGTAGCAGCGGTTCAGAAGTTAGGCTCTGAAAATCACTTTCAAGTGGATGTTTCG encodes:
- a CDS encoding M20/M25/M40 family metallo-hydrolase produces the protein MNFRFLPLLLLPLFSNAQANTDSLFIKKMSDEIMTNGKAYDLLYELTKKIGGRLAGSPQAQNAVIWGKKSLEAMGPDKVFLQPCKTPNWKRGGNDFVAITGVNGEARMQPLAALALGNSLGSNGLIEAEVVAVASFEELEKRKEEVKGKIVYFHSVFDPTKIQTFKAYGESGAFRRSGASKAAKYGAVAVLIHSLSTAPDNEPHTGVMVYDEAYPKIPAVALGPNDAKMLYSLAKKGTIKAQVQTYGFFLPDADDNNVIAEISGSEFPDQYITLGGHLDSWDVNEGAHDDGAGIVQTMEVLRVMKALNYKPKRSIRFVLFANEENAARGGKEYANQAKINKENHIFVIESDEGGFTPRSIGITAPPAQFARFQTWTPLLKPYGSEITFGGGGTDIAPMAGINKESILAGLIPDSQRYFDLHHAKTDVFENVNKRELHLGAVNMAAIIYLIDQYGVK
- a CDS encoding DUF4197 domain-containing protein, which gives rise to MKKLLILLFLCSINAKAQSFQGILKKATEIASGAQKTGLSSDDIANGLKEALRVGAEKGCANLAKPDGFFKNAALKILMPPEAAKVESTLRSVGLNQFADDFILSMNRAAEDASATAAPIFVNAIKQITITDGLTILRGDETAATSFLRSKTASELKSSFNPIIKTSLDKVNATKYWERAITAYNAIPFSNKKINPDLGAYVTEKAMEGIYSEIAKQEKDIRANPMARTTELLKRVFEK
- a CDS encoding pyridoxamine 5'-phosphate oxidase family protein, whose product is MENNRINYIDYSLTDLEQDCWSRLVTGAKKSRTPFHTPCVATLGNGEVSLRTVVLRKTLPEERELRFHTDIRSPKWNELLINPSISALFYDSEERIQLRVKGKAVLHHTDDLTAKAWQTTSLSSRKCYLTLYSPSNLVDSSTSGLSEDIEQENFTLAESEVGYENFGIVSIHVQSFDWLWLNHAGHRRAFFDYEEGSFQWMIP